In Desulfosediminicola ganghwensis, a single window of DNA contains:
- the pstS gene encoding phosphate ABC transporter substrate-binding protein PstS: MKVRALLRLTVLGLAVLVSGTGPAYADLNINGSGASFPYQTYSLWFMLFNRDHKGVNVDYVAKGSGNGIKDFLAHKVDFAASDAAMKDKEIAQIKEGVQLLPMTAGQVVVVYNIPGVKQLKLSREVYSKIFLGEITNWNDPLIAAANPGLELPDLEVTAITRADSSGTTFVFTNHLCAISPAFAANVGSGKRVQWPEDLNMKKSPINAGVGATLNRTPGSIGYLDYGFAKIANLDMAILENRAGKYVMPSLASGQAALANVELPENMIAWLPDPEGDTSYPITTYTWMMFYKKYDDPAKAEVLRKMIEFGINEGQKIAPKVGYIPLPEKVVERARAVIANIE; encoded by the coding sequence ATGAAAGTTCGTGCACTGCTGCGTCTTACTGTGCTGGGTCTGGCTGTGCTGGTTTCCGGTACAGGGCCTGCGTATGCTGATTTGAATATTAATGGATCAGGCGCAAGTTTTCCGTATCAGACATATTCATTGTGGTTCATGCTGTTTAACAGGGACCACAAGGGAGTCAATGTAGACTACGTTGCCAAGGGTTCGGGAAATGGTATTAAAGATTTTCTTGCTCATAAAGTTGATTTTGCTGCCAGTGATGCGGCCATGAAGGACAAGGAAATCGCCCAAATCAAGGAAGGTGTACAGCTGTTGCCGATGACCGCGGGCCAGGTGGTGGTTGTATATAATATTCCGGGAGTGAAACAGCTGAAACTGTCCCGCGAGGTGTACTCAAAAATTTTTCTGGGCGAAATTACTAACTGGAACGATCCACTCATAGCTGCAGCCAATCCCGGGCTGGAATTACCCGATCTGGAGGTCACGGCAATTACCCGTGCAGACAGCTCCGGTACAACCTTTGTTTTTACCAACCACCTCTGTGCTATTTCACCGGCGTTTGCCGCGAATGTGGGGAGTGGCAAAAGAGTACAGTGGCCCGAAGACTTAAATATGAAAAAGTCTCCAATCAACGCGGGAGTGGGTGCCACCCTAAACCGTACTCCTGGTTCCATCGGTTATCTTGATTATGGTTTTGCCAAAATCGCCAATCTGGATATGGCGATTCTTGAGAACAGGGCAGGCAAGTATGTAATGCCAAGTCTGGCCAGCGGTCAGGCTGCGCTTGCCAATGTTGAACTACCCGAGAACATGATCGCCTGGTTGCCTGACCCGGAAGGCGATACTTCATATCCGATCACCACCTATACCTGGATGATGTTTTATAAGAAATATGATGATCCAGCCAAAGCAGAGGTGTTGCGGAAGATGATCGAGTTCGGCATAAATGAGGGGCAGAAGATCGCCCCCAAGGTGGGGTATATCCCTTTGCCGGAGAAGGTGGTGGAGCGGGCGCGGGCGGTGATTGCCAATATTGAGTAA
- a CDS encoding TRAP transporter large permease codes for MVGIVMFAAALMMLVVGYPVAFTFGSVAIFFGIFAAIVELVPDLSVIYVAEEFLQMFSMMPFRIYTIMNNTILMAVPLFIFMGIILQKSDLAERLLEAMGTLFGKIRGGVAVSTVLVGTLLAASTGVVGASVVAMGVISLPVMLKYGYSKRLATGTICASGTLGQIIPPSIVLIILGDVFQQPVGDLFQAAVKPGLILVGCYIIYILCISFLDKSVAPPLPPREGTRSANIGKALKAIVPPLTLIVMVLGSIFAGIATPTESAAVGSIGAMTLAALYRKLSLKVVEQSALETVKITAMVFAILIGATAFSMVFVYSGADYIVEDALTSLPGQKWTFLILSMLAIMLLGFFIDFIEISYIVVPILLPISAVIGLDPLWFAILIAMNLQTSFLTPPFGFSLFYLKGVCPPEVRTTDIYRGVIPFIIIQVMVLLSIVVFPAFYGFNV; via the coding sequence ATGGTTGGTATTGTCATGTTCGCAGCGGCATTGATGATGCTGGTTGTCGGCTATCCGGTGGCGTTTACCTTCGGTTCTGTGGCGATTTTTTTCGGTATTTTCGCAGCGATTGTCGAACTGGTCCCTGATCTGAGCGTGATCTATGTGGCGGAAGAGTTTCTGCAGATGTTTTCCATGATGCCCTTTCGTATTTATACCATCATGAACAACACCATCCTGATGGCGGTGCCGCTCTTTATCTTCATGGGCATTATCCTGCAGAAGTCGGACCTTGCAGAACGTCTGCTGGAAGCGATGGGTACCCTGTTTGGTAAAATTCGTGGTGGTGTTGCGGTGAGCACCGTACTGGTGGGAACGCTCCTGGCAGCTTCCACCGGTGTTGTTGGCGCCTCCGTCGTGGCAATGGGCGTTATTTCCCTGCCGGTTATGCTCAAGTACGGTTATTCCAAGCGTCTTGCCACCGGCACTATCTGTGCTTCAGGAACCTTAGGGCAGATTATCCCGCCTTCGATTGTACTGATCATTCTTGGCGACGTCTTTCAGCAGCCTGTGGGAGATCTGTTTCAGGCAGCTGTGAAGCCGGGCCTTATTCTGGTGGGTTGTTACATAATCTATATTCTCTGCATATCTTTTCTGGACAAGAGTGTCGCTCCGCCACTGCCACCGCGGGAAGGAACCAGATCGGCCAATATCGGTAAGGCGCTGAAGGCCATAGTTCCCCCCCTCACTCTTATAGTGATGGTGCTCGGTTCGATCTTTGCCGGTATCGCCACTCCGACGGAGTCCGCCGCAGTGGGTAGTATAGGTGCTATGACGCTGGCGGCGCTGTATCGTAAACTTTCCCTGAAAGTTGTCGAGCAATCGGCACTTGAGACAGTCAAGATCACGGCCATGGTGTTTGCTATCCTGATTGGCGCGACAGCCTTTTCCATGGTTTTTGTCTATTCAGGAGCAGATTATATAGTTGAAGATGCGCTGACCAGTCTTCCCGGCCAGAAATGGACCTTCCTGATTCTGTCGATGCTGGCGATTATGTTGCTCGGTTTTTTCATCGACTTCATCGAGATCAGTTATATCGTGGTGCCGATTCTGTTGCCCATATCAGCTGTGATCGGCCTCGATCCACTCTGGTTTGCTATCCTGATCGCCATGAATCTGCAAACCTCTTTTCTAACGCCGCCTTTTGGTTTTTCACTCTTTTACCTGAAGGGGGTCTGCCCCCCCGAGGTGCGAACCACCGATATTTACAGGGGAGTGATACCCTTTATCATTATTCAGGTAATGGTGTTGCTCTCCATCGTTGTCTTTCCGGCTTTTTACGGTTTTAACGTTTGA
- a CDS encoding TRAP transporter small permease subunit, translated as MSESEKDTGKRQSQWSFIMLVRVEQFYKRINRVAGRVLAVVLVLMTVNVFFDVIMRYFFHNSSVGMQEMEWHLFSIVILFGVSVSLLEEEHVRVDFLYDRFKPTTRALINIYGTIFLLLPLAMLIFFGSFGFVRDAWEIGEISEDPGGLKYRWLIKGMIPMAFGYLIFSSVGYLVKNINLYRVFRENASGSAGEVK; from the coding sequence ATGTCGGAGAGCGAAAAGGATACCGGCAAACGCCAATCTCAATGGAGCTTCATCATGTTGGTCAGGGTCGAGCAATTTTACAAGCGGATAAACCGGGTCGCCGGGCGGGTACTGGCGGTTGTTCTGGTGCTGATGACGGTCAACGTCTTTTTCGATGTCATCATGCGTTACTTTTTTCACAACAGTTCTGTGGGAATGCAGGAGATGGAGTGGCATCTCTTCTCCATCGTCATTCTTTTCGGTGTTTCTGTTTCTCTGTTGGAAGAGGAACATGTCCGGGTGGATTTTCTTTACGACAGGTTCAAACCTACCACCAGGGCCTTGATCAATATCTATGGCACCATTTTTCTGCTTTTGCCGTTGGCTATGCTGATCTTTTTCGGTTCATTCGGCTTCGTCCGTGATGCCTGGGAGATCGGCGAAATCTCCGAAGATCCGGGCGGGTTGAAATATCGATGGCTTATCAAGGGAATGATCCCGATGGCCTTTGGCTATCTGATTTTTTCTTCGGTGGGGTATTTGGTGAAAAACATCAATCTCTACCGGGTATTTCGGGAGAATGCGTCCGGTTCAGCTGGGGAGGTGAAGTAA
- the phsA gene encoding thiosulfate reductase PhsA, whose translation MEITRRTFLKSATIGGAYCALSGAVPGTLASLYAETPELVAQHINSMCEMCSTRCPITAEIINGKNVYLGGNPLAESFGGSVCARGGAGHSLLYDPDRLVKPIRRVGERGEGKWEEISWKEAYSYIAEKLLAIKLQHGPESVAFSTKSGSGQSHLFHLAQAYGSPNTFTHATTCPGAYQVAGRAMFAGSLSRDIGNSRYIINFGHNVYEGINMPETIGMMENQRAKGAKLIVFEPRFSILADKADEWHPIRPGSDICVALAMCQVLIEEDLYDKEFVDRYVHGFEEFSEAVANYTPEWAEELSDVKAADIVRIAREIASHAPHALIDYGHRTTFTTEEFDLRRTLYALNVLLGNIERKGGLYFSSNPAKYNTFAGEEVAPVPAGPFDKVPKVEAQRIDQADTQYYLLWSSGGVYQSILDAALSADPYQLKAWVITRSNPMQTMTDRARVEEALKALDLVVACDVYISETAAFADIILPESTYLERAEDIFDRSGKFPRFSIRQPVVKTIGDTKPGWQIWRELGLAMGLGEYYKSWNDIDDFQLAQFKGDAATLNKLKQDGWIEFGKAPLITREKSEVSNFVKAFPNARTPDYDGTYSSSLKFNTPTGKIELSSPKVEEMAPGRGIIRYRPVTLKKDDELYFIQGKTAIHTNGATHNVPMLSNMMSDNGLWIHPVVAKKMGIVTGDKIRIYNDLGSEEGSALVTPGIRPDTVFAYMGFGSKNKELKRAYDRGIHCGNLLPHITAPVCGMNLHTSGVKIEKI comes from the coding sequence ATGGAAATCACCAGACGCACTTTTCTCAAAAGTGCTACCATTGGCGGAGCCTATTGTGCTCTGTCCGGGGCCGTGCCCGGCACCCTCGCGAGCCTCTATGCTGAAACGCCGGAGCTGGTAGCCCAACACATAAATAGTATGTGTGAAATGTGTTCTACCCGCTGTCCCATCACGGCGGAAATCATCAACGGTAAAAATGTCTACCTGGGCGGCAATCCTTTAGCCGAATCTTTTGGTGGCAGCGTCTGCGCGCGGGGAGGTGCCGGTCACAGTCTGCTCTATGATCCTGATCGACTGGTTAAGCCAATCAGGCGGGTTGGAGAACGGGGAGAAGGAAAATGGGAGGAGATCAGTTGGAAAGAAGCATATTCATACATTGCTGAAAAACTCCTTGCCATAAAGTTGCAGCATGGTCCTGAATCTGTTGCATTTTCAACAAAGTCCGGATCTGGCCAGAGTCATCTTTTCCATCTGGCACAAGCGTACGGTTCCCCGAATACCTTTACCCACGCAACCACCTGTCCAGGCGCTTATCAGGTAGCGGGCAGGGCTATGTTTGCCGGAAGTCTGAGCCGGGATATAGGCAACTCCCGCTATATCATAAATTTTGGCCACAACGTCTACGAAGGCATCAACATGCCTGAGACAATCGGCATGATGGAAAATCAGCGGGCAAAAGGGGCAAAACTGATTGTTTTCGAGCCACGCTTCTCAATTCTGGCCGACAAAGCAGACGAGTGGCACCCAATACGACCCGGTTCCGATATCTGTGTGGCCCTGGCCATGTGCCAGGTGCTGATAGAGGAAGACCTTTACGACAAAGAGTTTGTCGATCGCTATGTCCATGGCTTTGAGGAATTTTCCGAGGCTGTTGCCAATTATACACCCGAATGGGCGGAAGAACTCTCAGATGTCAAAGCGGCCGATATAGTGCGTATAGCCCGCGAAATTGCCTCCCACGCCCCCCATGCCCTGATTGATTATGGCCACCGCACCACCTTTACCACCGAAGAGTTCGATCTGCGCCGCACCCTGTATGCCCTGAATGTGCTGCTTGGCAACATTGAACGTAAAGGCGGCCTCTACTTCTCGAGTAATCCTGCTAAATACAATACCTTTGCCGGGGAAGAAGTCGCGCCGGTGCCGGCAGGCCCCTTTGACAAAGTGCCGAAGGTTGAAGCCCAGCGCATCGATCAGGCAGACACCCAATATTATCTGCTCTGGTCGTCAGGCGGGGTCTACCAGTCAATCCTGGACGCCGCGCTTTCTGCCGACCCGTATCAGCTCAAAGCCTGGGTTATTACCCGCTCCAACCCGATGCAGACGATGACCGATCGTGCCAGGGTGGAGGAGGCCCTCAAGGCTCTTGACCTTGTTGTTGCCTGTGATGTGTACATAAGTGAAACTGCGGCATTTGCCGATATCATATTACCCGAGTCCACCTACCTTGAGCGTGCTGAGGACATCTTCGACCGATCCGGTAAATTTCCTCGGTTCTCAATCAGGCAGCCAGTAGTTAAAACCATCGGGGACACCAAACCCGGCTGGCAGATCTGGCGTGAACTCGGTCTCGCCATGGGATTGGGAGAATACTATAAAAGCTGGAATGACATCGACGATTTTCAACTTGCCCAGTTCAAGGGAGATGCAGCAACGCTCAATAAACTTAAACAAGATGGCTGGATTGAATTTGGCAAAGCACCTTTAATCACCAGAGAAAAGAGTGAAGTTTCGAACTTTGTCAAAGCTTTCCCGAATGCCCGCACCCCAGACTACGATGGCACCTACAGCTCGTCACTCAAATTCAATACCCCCACAGGCAAAATAGAGCTCAGTTCACCCAAAGTTGAAGAGATGGCACCCGGCCGGGGCATCATCCGCTATCGCCCGGTGACCTTGAAGAAAGATGATGAACTCTATTTTATTCAAGGGAAAACCGCTATCCACACCAATGGTGCCACACATAACGTACCAATGCTCTCGAACATGATGTCTGACAACGGCCTCTGGATTCACCCGGTAGTCGCAAAGAAAATGGGGATCGTTACTGGTGATAAAATTCGTATCTACAACGATCTCGGCAGCGAGGAGGGATCTGCCCTTGTCACCCCGGGCATCAGACCGGACACGGTTTTCGCCTATATGGGATTCGGCTCCAAAAACAAAGAACTGAAACGGGCTTATGACCGTGGTATCCACTGCGGTAATCTGCTCCCCCACATCACAGCACCGGTATGCGGTATGAATCTCCACACCAGCGGTGTGAAGATAGAAAAAATATAG
- a CDS encoding TRAP transporter substrate-binding protein, which translates to MKRFTKVAVVAAVCLLAASPAMAAKKIRWKLATTWSSTLTPLASVAPQVAEMVKEMSGGNFEIRVEGSEKHKAPLGILDMVKGGQYEIGHSAAYYWKGKDITSVFFTTVPFGMTAAEQQSWLYYDKGMELQQKTFDKFDVLSYPGGNTGVQMGGWFRKEINSLEDLKGLKMRIPGLAGEVFAKLGVNVTNIAPGELYTSLDRGTIDALEWVGPGMDIKMGFHKVAPYYYTGWHEPASDMQFLINKRAYDKLPPEYQAILITAIKAANADMYYENFNASAKAWAQMKAEYPNIKVKTFPEEVLKAMKKATDEVMTGYAAGNADFKEVYDSQQGYMKMAREWTKMSDYYYIQTSEMVEE; encoded by the coding sequence ATGAAACGCTTTACAAAAGTAGCGGTAGTGGCTGCAGTGTGCCTGCTCGCAGCCTCCCCGGCAATGGCAGCAAAGAAGATTCGCTGGAAATTGGCGACCACTTGGTCATCAACCCTGACACCTTTGGCATCGGTTGCTCCACAAGTAGCTGAGATGGTCAAGGAAATGAGCGGCGGTAACTTTGAGATCCGTGTAGAAGGTTCAGAAAAACATAAAGCTCCTCTGGGAATTCTCGACATGGTTAAGGGCGGCCAGTACGAAATCGGCCACTCTGCAGCGTACTATTGGAAGGGCAAGGACATCACTTCCGTTTTCTTTACAACTGTACCTTTCGGTATGACCGCAGCTGAGCAGCAGTCCTGGCTGTACTATGACAAGGGGATGGAGCTGCAGCAGAAAACCTTTGATAAATTCGATGTGCTCTCGTATCCAGGCGGCAACACCGGTGTTCAGATGGGTGGCTGGTTCCGTAAGGAAATCAATTCTCTTGAAGACCTGAAAGGCCTGAAAATGCGTATCCCGGGTCTGGCTGGTGAAGTTTTTGCCAAGCTTGGCGTTAACGTAACCAACATTGCTCCCGGAGAACTTTACACCTCTCTTGATCGTGGCACCATCGATGCCCTTGAGTGGGTTGGTCCCGGTATGGATATCAAGATGGGTTTCCACAAGGTCGCCCCGTATTACTATACTGGCTGGCATGAGCCTGCCTCCGATATGCAGTTCCTGATCAACAAGCGTGCCTACGATAAACTGCCTCCTGAATATCAGGCGATCCTGATAACAGCTATCAAGGCAGCCAATGCAGACATGTACTATGAAAACTTCAACGCTTCTGCCAAAGCCTGGGCCCAGATGAAGGCAGAGTATCCGAACATTAAGGTAAAGACTTTCCCAGAGGAAGTTCTGAAGGCGATGAAGAAAGCGACTGACGAGGTTATGACCGGTTATGCCGCTGGCAATGCGGACTTCAAGGAAGTCTATGATTCCCAGCAGGGTTATATGAAAATGGCACGTGAGTGGACTAAAATGTCTGATTATTACTATATCCAGACAAGTGAAATGGTTGAAGAGTAA
- the rocF gene encoding arginase — protein sequence MKGRKVRIIGVPMDLGQRQRGVDMGPSAIRYAGLTHTLQELGHSITDSGDIVIPGHYSLKTTGLQDRIEPIRIACESAYKLGREAVQNGEIPIFLGGDHSASIGTIGGITHNEAVGIIWIDAHGDFHTPDTSESKNVHGMSLAVLLGQGPEQLVNLGRPGAKIAPEHVVIIGVRDLDPPEKRLMKKSGCTIFTMRDIDELGMHTILLKALDTLSHLPKIHVSFDMDSMDPIEVPGVGTPSLGGLTYREGQLIMETIADSNKLISLDMMEINPILDISNRSAEMAVSLVASLFGKSII from the coding sequence ATGAAAGGCAGAAAGGTTCGTATTATCGGCGTGCCAATGGATCTGGGCCAACGCCAGCGTGGAGTCGATATGGGGCCGAGCGCCATCCGCTATGCGGGGCTGACTCACACCTTGCAGGAACTTGGCCACAGCATAACCGACAGCGGCGACATCGTCATTCCAGGCCACTACAGCCTTAAAACAACCGGGCTGCAGGATCGCATTGAACCGATTCGGATAGCCTGCGAATCAGCCTATAAGCTTGGCAGAGAGGCGGTGCAAAATGGCGAGATCCCAATTTTTCTGGGTGGTGATCATTCTGCCTCCATAGGCACCATAGGCGGTATAACGCATAACGAGGCTGTGGGCATAATCTGGATTGATGCCCACGGTGATTTCCATACACCAGACACCTCTGAAAGCAAGAATGTGCATGGAATGTCTTTAGCTGTGCTCCTTGGTCAAGGCCCGGAACAACTCGTCAACCTGGGACGGCCCGGTGCCAAAATTGCCCCTGAGCATGTGGTGATTATCGGTGTTCGCGATCTCGATCCGCCGGAAAAGAGGCTGATGAAAAAATCGGGTTGCACCATTTTCACCATGCGCGATATTGATGAGCTCGGCATGCACACTATCCTGCTCAAAGCGCTGGACACCCTCTCACATCTGCCAAAAATCCATGTCAGCTTCGACATGGACTCGATGGACCCCATCGAGGTGCCGGGGGTCGGCACTCCTTCCCTTGGCGGCCTTACCTACCGGGAAGGCCAGCTCATTATGGAGACTATCGCCGACTCAAATAAACTCATTTCCCTGGACATGATGGAGATTAACCCGATTCTCGATATCAGTAACCGCTCCGCCGAGATGGCAGTCTCACTGGTAGCTTCACTCTTTGGCAAATCAATTATCTAG
- a CDS encoding FadR/GntR family transcriptional regulator: MKLKPIKPKRISDQVFEQIRELIYKGEFKPGQQILPERELAVSMAVSRTSVRNAINKLVTMGLLEHRQGQGTFVSSPDSRKGNPLAAVMATEDATLDDLLEVRLGLEANAAVLAAQRASDNDVLAMERALEEMTESLDSKDRISTESDAAFHMAVAFASKNPVLIHLMRNFYDFLFIGIKKNLAHMYQDVDTLHDVLEHHKEVISAIRAHEPEKAGEAMREHMQYVKKYFRSR, encoded by the coding sequence ATGAAGCTTAAACCCATCAAACCCAAGAGAATATCAGATCAGGTATTCGAGCAGATTCGAGAGCTTATCTATAAAGGTGAGTTTAAACCGGGCCAGCAGATTCTGCCTGAGCGTGAGCTGGCTGTTTCCATGGCAGTCAGTCGAACTTCAGTGCGCAATGCAATCAATAAGCTCGTCACCATGGGGTTGCTTGAGCATCGTCAGGGGCAGGGAACTTTCGTCAGTTCCCCGGACAGCCGCAAAGGCAACCCCCTTGCCGCGGTAATGGCCACTGAAGATGCAACGCTGGATGACCTGCTCGAAGTTCGCCTCGGTCTGGAGGCCAACGCAGCGGTTCTCGCAGCCCAGAGGGCAAGCGATAATGATGTCCTCGCTATGGAGAGGGCTCTGGAGGAAATGACTGAATCCCTTGATTCCAAAGACCGGATCAGTACCGAATCCGATGCCGCATTTCATATGGCCGTGGCCTTTGCCAGCAAGAATCCGGTACTCATCCACCTGATGAGAAATTTCTATGATTTCCTGTTTATCGGCATCAAGAAGAATCTCGCTCATATGTATCAGGATGTCGATACCTTGCATGATGTGCTTGAACATCACAAGGAAGTCATTTCTGCTATCCGGGCTCATGAACCGGAAAAAGCCGGGGAAGCCATGCGTGAACACATGCAATACGTGAAAAAATATTTTCGCTCCCGCTGA